One stretch of Desulfovibrio sp. TomC DNA includes these proteins:
- a CDS encoding helix-turn-helix domain-containing protein, producing the protein MYGIADTFPDMGPGNILRGMRRREDLTQERLAEEIGTTKANISAMETGKRPIGKAMAERLAKALNTSYKVFL; encoded by the coding sequence ATGTACGGCATCGCCGACACCTTTCCCGACATGGGTCCTGGTAATATCTTGCGGGGCATGCGACGTCGCGAAGACTTGACCCAGGAACGCCTGGCTGAAGAGATCGGAACCACGAAGGCCAATATCTCCGCAATGGAAACAGGAAAGCGTCCTATTGGCAAAGCCATGGCCGAGCGCTTGGCTAAGGCTCTGAACACCTCATACAAGGTTTTCCTGTAG
- a CDS encoding type II toxin-antitoxin system HicB family antitoxin, whose amino-acid sequence MYFPAAVFSEKGKAYGVTLPDIPGCNTAGDTLEEALGNIPEAVELILEGAFQKPAPSSLEHYKDDPVYKDAAWALVNVDLGFMDKRTVRVNITVPAGTLEEIDRAAKGRGLNRSAFLIRAARREMACQ is encoded by the coding sequence ATGTATTTCCCCGCTGCTGTCTTCAGTGAAAAAGGCAAGGCCTACGGCGTTACCCTGCCGGACATCCCCGGCTGCAACACCGCCGGCGACACCCTGGAAGAAGCTCTGGGCAACATCCCGGAAGCTGTCGAACTCATTCTTGAAGGCGCTTTCCAGAAGCCGGCTCCCAGCAGCCTGGAGCACTACAAGGACGATCCGGTTTACAAGGATGCCGCGTGGGCCTTGGTCAATGTGGATCTCGGGTTCATGGATAAGCGCACGGTCCGGGTGAACATCACGGTTCCCGCCGGAACACTTGAGGAAATCGACCGCGCCGCCAAAGGACGCGGCCTCAACCGCTCCGCTTTCCTGATCCGCGCAGCCCGGCGTGAAATGGCCTGCCAATAG
- a CDS encoding helix-turn-helix domain-containing protein, producing MLELTKTPRTDGYVIVSAAVPADRAEAVARAIEEAAEPNIPAEEFFADSTPGKILSGARGLREMTQVQLAAAISVHKSHISGMERGTRPIGKEMAKKLGKALGMNWRIFL from the coding sequence ATGTTGGAACTCACGAAAACGCCCCGTACTGACGGATACGTGATCGTCAGCGCCGCCGTTCCGGCGGATCGCGCAGAAGCTGTGGCACGGGCCATTGAAGAGGCTGCCGAACCAAATATTCCTGCCGAGGAATTCTTTGCCGACTCGACGCCGGGGAAAATTCTTTCCGGCGCGCGCGGATTGCGCGAGATGACCCAGGTGCAGCTCGCGGCTGCCATCAGCGTCCACAAGTCCCATATCTCCGGGATGGAACGGGGTACGAGGCCCATTGGCAAGGAGATGGCCAAGAAACTGGGCAAGGCCTTGGGTATGAACTGGCGGATTTTCTTGTAG
- a CDS encoding helix-turn-helix domain-containing protein, whose amino-acid sequence MYGITDTSPDMGPGNILRGMRRREALTQEQLAVMLDVTKADISAMETGKRPIGEAMAERLAKALNTSYKVFL is encoded by the coding sequence ATGTACGGCATCACCGACACCTCTCCTGACATGGGTCCGGGTAATATCTTGCGAGGTATGCGACGGCGCGAAGCGCTGACCCAGGAACAGCTTGCAGTAATGCTCGACGTAACCAAGGCAGACATCTCCGCCATGGAAACCGGTAAGCGTCCTATTGGCGAAGCCATGGCCGAGCGTTTGGCCAAAGCCCTGAACACTTCGTACAAGGTTTTTCTGTGA
- a CDS encoding P-II family nitrogen regulator: MQEIMAVIRMNKMNQTKKALADAGIPAFVAREGYGRGKGLVNQAVLDGAAAGNEEAIALLGTKGRLYPKRIISIVVPDNQVKEAVDALISVNKTGQAGDGKIFVMPVSDSVRVRTGEAGEAAIV; the protein is encoded by the coding sequence ATGCAGGAGATAATGGCGGTTATCCGCATGAACAAGATGAATCAGACCAAGAAGGCCCTGGCCGACGCCGGCATCCCGGCCTTCGTGGCCCGCGAAGGCTACGGACGCGGCAAAGGTCTGGTCAATCAGGCCGTGCTTGACGGCGCGGCGGCCGGAAATGAGGAAGCCATTGCGCTTCTTGGCACCAAGGGCCGCCTCTATCCCAAGCGCATCATTTCAATCGTGGTCCCGGACAATCAGGTCAAAGAAGCTGTGGACGCCCTTATAAGCGTCAACAAGACCGGCCAGGCCGGCGACGGCAAAATCTTTGTGATGCCCGTCTCCGACTCTGTCCGGGTCAGGACCGGCGAAGCCGGCGAAGCGGCTATCGTCTAG
- a CDS encoding Tex family protein produces the protein MIEKYARLLAQELSIKDAQVAAVARLLADGATVPFIARYRKEASGSLDEVAVASIRDRLAQLTELDKRREAILGSLGERDLLTDALARAIADAPDMARLEDLYLPYRPKRRTRAAMARERGLEPLAKALLVQQGLDPQHEARRFVDLEKGVADNDAALAGARDIIAEMVTEDARVRGAVRELFTRRSRFISRVVKGKEAAGANFRDFFDWDEAVRAIAGHRVLAMFRGEREGVLSLGLRPPEAEALGLLNRLIVTGNRADSREVAMAVEDGYKRLLGPSLENELRAAVKTRADSEAISVFSANLRDLLLAAPLGQSRVLALDPGFRTGAKLAVLDAQGTLLHHTAIYPTGSPRQAEEAAVVVRELCAKYAIQAVAVGNGTAGRETERFVGGLGLGLPVIMVNEAGASIYSASEVARREFPDLDLTVRGAVSIGRRLMDPLAELVKIDPKSIGVGQYQHDVDQTALKQALDEVVASCVNAVGVDLNTASLELLAFVSGLGPSLAANILAYRLEHGPFRSRAELRKVKRLGPKAFEQAAGFLRLRGGPVLDATAVHPERYALVGRMAAQAGCAVAELVADAEARARIDVAKFVSDDVGDATLSDIMAELARPGRDPRPAFNAFSFAEGVEDIADLRPGMRLPGLVTNVASFGAFVDIGVHRDGLIHVSHLADTYVADPSKVVRVGKEVLVTVLAVDRERGRISLSLKSDPLGEAGGRA, from the coding sequence ATGATTGAAAAGTACGCCCGCCTTCTCGCCCAGGAACTCTCCATTAAGGACGCCCAGGTGGCGGCCGTGGCCCGATTGCTGGCGGACGGGGCCACCGTTCCGTTTATCGCCCGCTACCGCAAGGAGGCCTCTGGCTCCCTGGACGAAGTGGCCGTGGCCTCCATCCGGGATCGGCTGGCCCAGCTCACCGAACTCGACAAGCGCCGGGAAGCTATTCTCGGTTCCCTGGGCGAACGCGATCTGCTGACCGACGCTCTGGCCCGGGCCATCGCCGACGCCCCGGATATGGCCCGGCTGGAAGACCTTTATCTTCCCTATCGACCCAAACGCCGGACCCGGGCGGCCATGGCCCGGGAACGCGGCCTGGAGCCGCTGGCGAAGGCCCTGCTGGTGCAGCAGGGCCTTGATCCGCAACACGAAGCCCGACGCTTCGTTGACCTGGAAAAGGGCGTGGCGGACAACGACGCCGCCCTGGCCGGAGCCCGGGACATCATCGCCGAAATGGTCACCGAGGACGCCCGGGTGCGCGGGGCCGTGCGCGAGCTGTTCACGCGGCGAAGCCGCTTCATCTCCCGGGTGGTCAAGGGCAAGGAAGCCGCCGGGGCCAATTTCCGGGACTTCTTCGACTGGGACGAGGCGGTGCGGGCCATTGCCGGGCACCGGGTGCTGGCCATGTTTCGCGGCGAGCGCGAGGGCGTGCTCTCGCTCGGTCTGCGTCCGCCCGAGGCCGAAGCGTTGGGCCTGCTCAATCGCCTGATCGTCACCGGCAACAGGGCCGACAGCAGGGAAGTGGCCATGGCTGTGGAGGATGGCTACAAGCGCCTCCTTGGGCCGTCGCTCGAAAACGAACTGCGCGCTGCGGTCAAGACTCGGGCCGACAGCGAGGCCATCAGCGTCTTTTCCGCCAATCTGCGCGACCTGCTCCTGGCCGCCCCTCTGGGGCAGTCCCGGGTCCTGGCCCTGGACCCGGGCTTTCGCACCGGAGCCAAGCTGGCCGTACTCGACGCTCAGGGGACGCTGCTGCACCATACCGCCATCTATCCCACCGGCTCGCCGCGCCAGGCCGAAGAGGCGGCGGTCGTCGTGCGCGAGTTGTGCGCCAAATACGCTATCCAGGCCGTGGCGGTCGGCAACGGCACGGCCGGCCGGGAGACCGAACGTTTTGTCGGCGGGCTTGGTCTGGGGTTGCCGGTCATCATGGTCAACGAGGCCGGGGCCTCCATCTATTCAGCCTCGGAAGTGGCCCGGCGGGAGTTTCCCGACCTGGACCTGACCGTGCGCGGCGCAGTGAGCATCGGCCGCCGCCTCATGGACCCCCTGGCCGAACTGGTCAAAATCGACCCCAAATCCATCGGGGTCGGGCAATACCAGCATGACGTGGACCAGACGGCCCTCAAGCAGGCCCTCGACGAGGTGGTGGCCAGCTGCGTCAACGCCGTTGGCGTGGACCTCAATACGGCCAGCCTGGAGCTCCTCGCCTTCGTTTCCGGGCTGGGGCCGTCGCTGGCCGCCAACATCCTGGCCTACCGGCTGGAACATGGACCATTTCGGTCACGGGCCGAGTTGCGCAAGGTCAAACGCCTGGGACCCAAGGCCTTTGAGCAGGCGGCGGGGTTTTTGCGGCTGCGCGGCGGGCCGGTGCTGGACGCCACGGCCGTGCACCCTGAACGCTACGCCCTGGTCGGGCGTATGGCCGCCCAGGCGGGGTGCGCCGTGGCCGAGCTGGTGGCCGATGCCGAAGCCCGGGCGCGCATCGACGTTGCGAAATTTGTTTCCGACGACGTGGGGGACGCCACGCTCAGTGACATCATGGCCGAACTGGCCCGTCCCGGCCGTGACCCCCGACCGGCCTTCAATGCGTTTTCCTTTGCCGAAGGCGTGGAGGATATCGCCGATCTACGGCCCGGGATGCGCCTGCCGGGGCTGGTGACCAACGTGGCCAGCTTCGGGGCCTTTGTGGATATAGGCGTCCACCGCGACGGTCTGATCCATGTGAGCCATCTGGCCGACACCTACGTGGCCGACCCGTCAAAAGTGGTGCGCGTCGGCAAGGAAGTGCTGGTCACCGTCCTTGCGGTCGATCGGGAGCGCGGACGCATCAGTCTGAGTCTCAAAAGCGATCCTCTGGGCGAGGCGGGCGGCAGGGCCTAG
- the nifH gene encoding nitrogenase iron protein — MRKIAIYGKGGIGKSTTTQNTVAGLAEMGKKVMVVGCDPKADSTRLLLHGLAQKTVLDTLREEGEDVDLDDILKEGYGGTMCTESGGPEPGVGCAGRGIITSINLLEQLGAYEEEKHLDYVFYDVLGDVVCGGFAMPIRDGKAEEIYIVCSGEMMAMYAANNICKGIVKYADTGGVRLGGIICNSRKVDFEKEMIEELCRQIGTQMIHFMPRENQVQRAEINRKTVIDYSPEHPQADEYRALAKKIDENKMLVIPKPLEMAQLEKLLVDFGIAN; from the coding sequence ATGCGCAAGATCGCTATTTACGGCAAGGGCGGCATCGGCAAGTCCACCACCACGCAGAACACCGTCGCCGGCCTGGCGGAGATGGGCAAGAAGGTCATGGTGGTCGGCTGCGACCCCAAGGCCGACTCCACCCGGCTCCTCCTGCACGGGCTGGCCCAGAAGACCGTTCTCGACACCCTGCGTGAAGAAGGCGAGGACGTCGATCTCGACGATATCCTCAAGGAAGGCTACGGCGGCACCATGTGCACCGAGTCCGGCGGCCCCGAGCCCGGAGTTGGCTGCGCCGGTCGCGGCATCATCACCTCCATCAACCTCCTTGAGCAGCTCGGCGCTTACGAGGAAGAAAAGCACCTCGACTATGTCTTCTACGACGTCCTCGGCGACGTTGTGTGCGGCGGATTCGCCATGCCCATCCGCGACGGCAAGGCCGAAGAAATCTACATCGTCTGCTCCGGCGAGATGATGGCCATGTACGCCGCCAACAACATCTGCAAGGGCATCGTCAAGTACGCCGACACCGGCGGCGTGCGCCTGGGCGGCATCATCTGCAACAGTCGTAAGGTCGATTTCGAAAAGGAAATGATCGAAGAGCTGTGCCGCCAGATCGGTACCCAGATGATCCACTTTATGCCCCGTGAAAACCAGGTGCAGCGGGCTGAGATCAACCGCAAGACCGTCATCGACTACTCCCCCGAGCATCCCCAGGCCGACGAATACCGCGCCCTGGCCAAGAAGATCGACGAAAACAAGATGCTGGTCATCCCCAAGCCCCTGGAAATGGCCCAGCTCGAAAAGCTGCTCGTCGACTTCGGCATCGCCAACTAG
- the nifK gene encoding nitrogenase molybdenum-iron protein subunit beta: protein MALLRHTTGEIKERSALTVNPAKTCQPVGAMYAALGVKGCFPHSHGSQGCCAYHRSALTRHYKEPVVAGTSSFTEGSSVFGGQSNLITAIDNIFTLYDPAVIAIHTTCLSETIGDDLRQISQKAIDDGKVPDGKHIIYASTPSYVGTHVTGYANMVKGILKGFVKKTGTPNGKLNIIPGFCEPSDMAEMRRLASMMGIDITMVPDTNGVLNGPLTGHYEMYPNAGATPAEIATMGDSIATIGLGRWATTEAVNYLDSEFKVPGKVLPLPIGLKATDAFVDMMRRLTGKDVPDSINFERGQVVDILSDYSQYFYGKKVAMAGDPDQLLALVEFCITLGMIPAYTVTGTPGKYFEERMTELLKDVPYDCKFKCGGEADMFLLHQWVKNDPVDLLIGNTYMKYIARDEDIPLIRHGFPILDRVGHQYFPTVGYSGAMRLMEKFLEALLNRLDRDAPETRFELQL, encoded by the coding sequence ATGGCTCTCTTAAGACATACCACCGGCGAGATCAAGGAACGCTCCGCGCTCACCGTCAACCCGGCCAAGACCTGCCAGCCTGTCGGCGCCATGTACGCGGCCCTTGGCGTCAAGGGATGTTTCCCCCACAGCCACGGTTCCCAGGGCTGTTGCGCCTACCACCGCTCCGCCCTGACCCGGCACTACAAGGAGCCGGTCGTGGCCGGGACCTCCTCGTTCACCGAAGGTTCCTCGGTGTTCGGCGGTCAGTCCAACCTGATCACGGCCATCGACAACATCTTCACCCTCTATGACCCTGCGGTCATCGCCATCCACACCACCTGCCTCTCCGAGACCATCGGCGACGATCTGCGCCAGATCTCCCAGAAGGCCATCGACGACGGCAAGGTGCCCGACGGCAAGCACATCATCTATGCCAGCACGCCGAGCTACGTCGGCACCCATGTCACCGGCTACGCCAACATGGTCAAGGGCATCCTCAAGGGCTTTGTCAAAAAGACCGGTACGCCCAACGGCAAGCTCAACATCATCCCGGGCTTTTGCGAACCGTCCGACATGGCCGAGATGCGCCGCCTGGCCTCCATGATGGGCATCGACATCACCATGGTGCCCGACACCAACGGCGTCTTAAACGGCCCGCTGACCGGCCACTACGAGATGTACCCCAACGCCGGAGCCACGCCGGCCGAGATCGCCACCATGGGCGACTCCATCGCCACCATCGGCCTTGGCCGCTGGGCCACCACCGAGGCGGTCAACTACCTCGACTCCGAGTTCAAGGTTCCGGGCAAGGTGCTGCCCCTGCCCATCGGCCTCAAGGCCACCGACGCCTTCGTGGACATGATGCGCCGTCTGACCGGCAAGGACGTGCCGGACTCCATCAACTTCGAGCGCGGCCAGGTCGTGGACATTCTCTCCGACTACAGCCAGTACTTCTACGGCAAGAAAGTGGCCATGGCCGGCGATCCGGATCAGCTTCTGGCCCTGGTCGAGTTCTGCATCACCCTGGGCATGATCCCGGCCTACACGGTCACGGGCACTCCCGGAAAGTACTTTGAAGAGCGCATGACAGAACTGCTCAAGGACGTGCCCTACGACTGCAAGTTCAAGTGCGGCGGCGAAGCGGACATGTTCCTGCTGCACCAGTGGGTGAAAAACGATCCGGTCGATCTGCTCATTGGCAACACCTACATGAAGTACATCGCCCGCGATGAGGACATCCCGCTCATTCGCCACGGCTTCCCGATCCTTGACCGCGTCGGCCACCAGTACTTCCCCACCGTCGGCTACTCCGGAGCCATGCGGCTGATGGAAAAGTTCCTGGAAGCCCTTCTGAACCGTCTGGACCGCGACGCCCCCGAGACCCGGTTCGAACTCCAGCTGTAA
- a CDS encoding type II toxin-antitoxin system HicB family antitoxin — MKRPYPAILHTDDGTGYGVTIPDLPGCFTSGDSLDEALAAVQEAVEACLFDADEAPQASPATDVLGMAEAEGGLLAFVEVDLSFLDRNLG; from the coding sequence GTGAAACGTCCCTATCCGGCCATCCTGCACACCGACGACGGCACGGGCTACGGCGTGACCATCCCCGATCTGCCCGGCTGCTTCACTTCCGGCGACTCCCTGGACGAAGCTCTTGCCGCCGTCCAAGAGGCGGTGGAAGCCTGCCTCTTCGATGCCGACGAAGCCCCCCAGGCCAGCCCGGCCACTGACGTACTGGGGATGGCCGAGGCCGAAGGCGGCCTCCTGGCCTTTGTTGAAGTGGACCTGTCCTTTCTTGACCGAAATCTTGGCTAA
- a CDS encoding helix-turn-helix domain-containing protein, protein MVSDAAAPGGRPDEEIWIPHEVVTLHLEHGRSLIRAWREHLKLSPREVAGRMGISEPAYAKMEANNARPSVATLKIIAEAMSVEWEQPSAPPPPANRSTIRPRTMISRPCRHDADAVVWAVDKKADK, encoded by the coding sequence ATGGTTTCTGATGCTGCTGCCCCTGGGGGCCGCCCTGACGAGGAAATATGGATTCCCCATGAGGTGGTCACCCTCCATCTCGAACACGGTAGGAGCCTGATTCGCGCTTGGCGCGAGCATTTAAAGCTCTCGCCGCGCGAGGTCGCCGGCCGCATGGGAATCTCCGAACCGGCGTACGCAAAGATGGAGGCCAACAACGCACGCCCCAGCGTGGCAACGCTGAAAATAATTGCGGAAGCCATGAGCGTTGAATGGGAACAGCCCAGCGCGCCCCCGCCCCCGGCAAACAGATCGACGATCAGGCCACGCACGATGATATCCCGACCATGCCGTCATGATGCGGATGCAGTTGTTTGGGCAGTGGATAAGAAGGCGGATAAGTAG
- a CDS encoding P-II family nitrogen regulator has product MLTMVRAIVRPEKTDEVLAALMDAGFPAVTKFNVAGRGKQRGIKIGEIQYDEIPKVMLICVVEESDKEFVIKTIMEAARTGSKGAFGDGKIFISPVGEMYTISSGVKEA; this is encoded by the coding sequence ATGCTGACCATGGTGAGAGCAATCGTCCGCCCCGAGAAGACCGATGAAGTCCTGGCTGCCCTGATGGATGCCGGTTTCCCCGCAGTCACCAAGTTCAACGTGGCTGGCCGCGGCAAACAGCGCGGCATCAAGATCGGCGAGATCCAGTACGACGAAATTCCCAAAGTCATGCTGATCTGCGTCGTGGAAGAAAGCGACAAGGAATTCGTGATCAAGACCATCATGGAAGCCGCCCGCACCGGCTCCAAGGGTGCCTTCGGCGACGGCAAGATCTTCATCAGCCCGGTTGGCGAGATGTACACCATCTCCTCCGGCGTCAAGGAAGCCTAA
- the nifD gene encoding nitrogenase molybdenum-iron protein alpha chain, protein MSTKPTNVEEIKKELIAKMPTKVARKRAKSILPGTEMGEPIPEIQSNVRTIPGIITQRGCTYAGCKGVVLGPSRDIVNLTHGPIGCGFYSWLTRRNQTEAGPDGENFIPYSFSTDMTEHDIVFGGEKKLRAAIQEAYDTFHPKAISIFSTCPVGLIGDDIHAVARTMQEELGITIFANSCEGYKGVSQSAGHHIANNQIMKHVIGTDDTTPIEGKFKVNMLGEYNIGGDAFEIERILEKCGFTLVATFSGNSTVQDFRVAHNADLNTVMCHRSLNYVAEMMETKFGIPWIKVNFIGAEASAKSLRRMAAYFEDQELIDRVEAVIAEELVAVNKVVDEIKPRTEGKTAMLFVGGSRAHHYQELFKELGMKILGAGYEFAHRDDYEGRHVLPSIKVDADSRNIEELEILPDPERFKPRKTEAQMAKLNEQGVDFKGYEGMIEGMGKEAMVIDDINHYETEKLLEIYKPDIFCAGIKEKYIVQKMGIPLKQLHNYDMGGPYAGFNGAINWYRDIDRMVNTKVWNLIKAPWQSTGPELEATYVA, encoded by the coding sequence ATGAGCACCAAGCCCACCAATGTCGAAGAGATCAAGAAGGAATTGATCGCCAAGATGCCCACCAAGGTTGCGCGCAAGCGGGCCAAGTCCATCCTCCCGGGCACCGAAATGGGCGAACCGATTCCTGAAATACAGTCCAACGTCCGCACCATCCCCGGCATCATCACCCAGCGCGGCTGCACCTACGCCGGCTGCAAGGGCGTCGTTCTCGGCCCTTCCCGGGACATCGTCAACCTGACCCACGGTCCCATCGGCTGCGGCTTCTATTCCTGGCTGACCCGCCGCAACCAGACCGAGGCCGGCCCGGACGGCGAAAACTTCATCCCCTACTCCTTCTCTACGGACATGACCGAACACGACATCGTGTTCGGCGGTGAAAAGAAGCTGCGCGCGGCCATCCAGGAAGCCTACGACACCTTCCATCCCAAGGCCATTTCCATCTTCTCCACCTGTCCGGTGGGCCTTATTGGCGACGACATCCACGCCGTGGCCCGCACCATGCAGGAAGAACTCGGCATCACCATCTTCGCCAACTCCTGCGAAGGCTACAAGGGCGTGTCCCAGTCCGCCGGCCACCACATCGCCAACAACCAGATCATGAAGCATGTCATCGGTACGGACGACACCACTCCGATCGAAGGCAAGTTCAAGGTCAACATGCTTGGCGAGTACAACATCGGCGGCGATGCCTTCGAGATCGAGCGTATTCTGGAAAAGTGCGGCTTCACCCTGGTCGCCACCTTCTCCGGCAACTCCACGGTGCAGGATTTCCGGGTGGCCCATAACGCCGACCTCAACACCGTCATGTGCCACCGGTCGCTGAACTACGTGGCTGAGATGATGGAAACCAAGTTCGGCATTCCCTGGATCAAGGTGAACTTCATCGGGGCCGAAGCGTCCGCAAAGTCGCTACGCCGCATGGCCGCCTACTTCGAGGATCAGGAATTGATCGACCGGGTCGAGGCTGTCATTGCCGAGGAACTGGTTGCCGTCAACAAGGTCGTGGACGAAATCAAGCCGCGCACCGAAGGCAAGACCGCCATGCTGTTTGTCGGCGGCTCCCGGGCCCACCACTACCAGGAATTGTTCAAGGAACTCGGCATGAAGATCCTGGGCGCGGGCTACGAGTTCGCCCACCGCGACGACTATGAAGGCCGGCACGTCCTGCCCAGCATCAAGGTCGACGCCGACTCGCGCAACATCGAAGAACTGGAGATCCTCCCCGATCCCGAGCGCTTCAAGCCCCGCAAGACCGAAGCGCAGATGGCCAAGCTCAACGAGCAGGGCGTCGACTTCAAGGGCTACGAGGGCATGATCGAGGGCATGGGCAAAGAAGCCATGGTCATCGACGACATCAACCACTACGAGACGGAAAAGCTCCTTGAGATCTACAAGCCCGACATCTTCTGCGCCGGCATCAAGGAAAAATACATCGTCCAGAAGATGGGCATTCCGCTGAAGCAGCTGCACAACTACGACATGGGCGGTCCCTACGCCGGGTTCAACGGAGCCATCAACTGGTACCGCGACATCGACCGCATGGTGAACACCAAGGTCTGGAATCTTATCAAGGCCCCCTGGCAGTCCACCGGCCCCGAGCTCGAAGCCACCTACGTGGCCTAG
- a CDS encoding SRPBCC family protein, with product MVQFDLVTLWRIGSGLTEVWDAITRPASWPQWWRGLEVAEELDRGRADGIGNRQRFQWKGALPYRLTTELTIRRIDPLSMIQGEASGDVTGTGTWRFACADGITLVHHEWRVRATAPRLKFLASVARPLVCWNHGRIMAWGAQGLARHLGATCLRVERRTTA from the coding sequence ATGGTGCAATTTGATCTGGTCACGCTTTGGCGCATCGGCTCCGGCCTGACCGAAGTCTGGGACGCCATCACCCGGCCGGCGTCCTGGCCCCAATGGTGGCGCGGCTTGGAAGTTGCCGAGGAGTTGGACCGGGGCAGGGCGGACGGCATCGGAAACCGGCAGCGGTTCCAGTGGAAGGGGGCGCTGCCGTACCGGCTGACGACGGAACTGACGATCCGTCGGATCGACCCCCTGTCCATGATCCAGGGCGAAGCGTCAGGGGATGTGACGGGCACGGGGACCTGGCGGTTCGCCTGTGCAGACGGGATCACCCTGGTTCACCACGAGTGGCGGGTGCGCGCCACGGCTCCCCGGCTCAAGTTTCTGGCAAGCGTTGCCCGCCCGCTGGTCTGCTGGAATCACGGCCGGATCATGGCTTGGGGAGCCCAGGGACTGGCCCGTCATTTGGGGGCAACCTGCTTACGTGTGGAACGAAGGACTACGGCGTAA
- a CDS encoding type II toxin-antitoxin system HicB family antitoxin has product MNAMTYKGFTGYFDFIPGDDEFHGQVIGTRDVIHFSGRSVEELRQALADSVEDYLGLCAQAGRPPETPCSGQFRLRLSPEIHRLLAVAAKAKGKSLNEFVVDAAERAARDAVL; this is encoded by the coding sequence ATGAACGCCATGACTTACAAGGGCTTCACCGGATATTTTGATTTCATTCCCGGCGACGATGAATTCCACGGCCAGGTGATAGGCACCCGGGATGTGATTCATTTCTCCGGCCGCTCGGTCGAAGAACTGCGGCAAGCCCTGGCCGATTCCGTGGAGGATTATCTGGGCTTGTGCGCCCAGGCAGGCAGACCCCCTGAAACGCCCTGCTCCGGGCAATTCCGGCTGCGTCTGTCTCCGGAAATCCATCGACTTCTGGCCGTCGCCGCCAAGGCCAAAGGCAAAAGCCTCAACGAATTCGTGGTCGATGCAGCCGAAAGGGCGGCGCGGGATGCCGTGCTGTGA
- a CDS encoding DUF1571 domain-containing protein has product MPRDMVTAALQSYENVVSYRVTLRVMHGKSNEIIAYSFKKPGFVRMDFIRPHNGAVLVYDPTTNRVRLQPFGISKAFALSLSPDSRLIKSPSGHQVNESDIGALLRRALLLQNQGQATVQGEEKLGSRSTILVSIEGQNGFSLDGTHRFLLNLDKDTFLPLQVRTYDAADRLLEAVLMDDLQIDVHFDDRFFTP; this is encoded by the coding sequence ATGCCGCGCGACATGGTGACCGCCGCGCTTCAAAGCTACGAAAACGTGGTTTCCTACCGTGTTACCCTGCGGGTCATGCACGGTAAATCCAACGAGATCATTGCGTATTCCTTCAAGAAGCCCGGCTTCGTCCGCATGGATTTCATCCGACCGCATAACGGTGCGGTCCTGGTGTACGACCCTACGACCAACCGGGTCCGCCTCCAGCCGTTCGGCATTTCCAAAGCCTTTGCCCTGTCCCTGAGTCCGGACAGCCGGCTGATCAAAAGCCCCTCCGGCCATCAGGTCAACGAGTCCGACATTGGGGCGCTCCTGCGGCGGGCGCTCCTGCTCCAGAACCAGGGGCAGGCGACGGTGCAGGGAGAAGAGAAGCTGGGGAGCAGATCGACCATCCTGGTCAGCATCGAAGGCCAGAATGGCTTCTCCCTGGATGGCACGCACCGCTTTCTCCTCAATCTCGACAAAGACACGTTTTTGCCGCTCCAGGTACGAACCTACGACGCCGCAGACAGGCTGCTCGAAGCAGTGCTCATGGATGACTTGCAAATCGACGTCCACTTTGACGACCGTTTTTTTACGCCGTAG